The DNA region ACAAGTGTGGAAGTGAGGGTGGGTGCCCGTGTCTGGTATGGAAATGCTGGCTTGGCGCTTTACGTGACAAGGGGTGGAGggaggtcttgctgtgtagaccaggctgacctagaatgaGGCATCCTCCTGCGGTGCCTTTTGAGTACTGGGAGGATAGGCCAGTGGCTATGCATAGatgtaatttttaagattttcttatCTTCTGcatggtgttttgtctgaatgtctgtctgtgcattgtgtgtgcccggtgcccttggaggtcattagagggcatcggatcccccagaactggagttatgggtagcGGTGAGCCACcattgggtgctggggactgattCCAGCCCAAGTGTTTTTTTccgtttgtttggtttttgagacagggtttctctgtgtagccctagctatcctggaacttgctctgtagaccaggctggcctcgaactcacagagatctgcttgcttctgcctccagagtgctgggattaaaggcatatgccgcTACCACCTGGCCAGCTAGatgaatttcttaaaaaaaaaaaaagtgtgtgtgtgtatctgtatacgTGCATATGAGTGCCCagtgagaccagaagagggcatcgattcttggagctggagttacaggtggttgtgagcagcctgatgtgggtgctgggaactgaactgagtcctcttcaagagcagccagcactcttacccactgaggccTCTCTCCCGCCCCAGATGTGTAGTTGGGTGGGAGGGGACTGCGCGACTGCCTTTGTGGGACTCAGGGCAGCTCAAggtcccgccccacccccaccctagctCATATGTCTCCAGATCCACCAGGTGCTGTTCCTCCGAGGCCTGTCCCTAGTGGGCTGGTACCACAGCCACCCACACAGCCCGGCAGCGCCCTCCCTGCAGGACATTGACGCACAGATGGAGTACCAGCTGAGACTGCAAGGCTCCAGCAATGGcttccagccctgcctggccctgctgtGCTGTGAGGCCCCAGCTGGGCACCAGGGTGGGGGACTCACCCTGCCAGGCCCACTGAGCCCCCGACCTACCTCAACCGTCCTTGTCCCCACAGCCCCGTACTATTCTGGCAACCCAGGCCCTGAGTCCAAGATCTGCCCTTTCTGGGTGATGCCTCCCCCTGAGGTGGGTGAGCTGGAGGAAGGCAAGTTGAGGGGCATGGGCGTGAGTGGGCATAGCAGGGTTGTATCTGGGCAGATGTTTGGGGGACGGAGAATGTGCTATGCGTCTTAGGGGACTGCAGTTCAGAGCTATACTGGGCAGCTGTGCCTGCTTCTCCATCTGTCCGGTGGTTCTCTGTGGTCACTAATGCCTGCGGGGTGATACCCTGGCTTCCCACATCCCTTAACTTCAGACCCTAGAAGCCCTGGCGTGGTGGGCTGGGGACAGGCAAGGCCTCTCTGACTGGCCTACACCCCTCCTAGCAGCAAAGGCCCAGTGACTACGGCATCCCCATGGACGTTGAAATGGCCTATGTCCAGGACAGCTTCCTGACCAATGATGTCCTTCAAGAATGGTGAGCCATCTACTCGTGGCTGTGCTTCAGGGTTAATGGTTTccacttgttttgatttttgtgggTTTCTTGAGATATGGCcttcctgtgtagcccaagctTACAGTTATTCTTTCAGCGTTCTCAGTGCGGGGATGCGGGTGTGCGGGGATGACGGGTGTGTCCCGAGCACACCTGGGTGTGTGGCTGTTTTTCAATAGCTGCGTCTTCTTGGTCATCCCTGAGGGCTCATGGGTGTGACTTCTTGGGATGAGGCTAGACCGCCACCAGGGCAGCCTGCACTGTGGTGACGTGGGCCTGGCCCCTCCTGGCCGTTGAGAAGGGGCAGGATCCAGGTGTGCTGCCCCGTGCCCTGCAGGTGCTGCTGGCAGAGTTCTACAAGGGCGCCCCCGACCTCGTGAGGTTCCAGGAGCCTTGGAGCCCGGAGCACACCTACCTGGACAAGCTCAAGGTGGGTTGTGGAACCCCAGCCCGGGTTCCGTGAGGAACAGACCACTTCCCCAGAGTCtcagggaagggggggggggtcacaagaCCTGCGTGGCTGGGTAAGGGCACCCGTCAGACTCACAGGGCGCAGGCTCCATCCGCAGCAGTGAGCCCGCTTGTCAACTACTGGGCCCTGCCTTTGGCCTGAGGTCACCCTTCTTGTGTGTGGAGTTCCCTCGAGAGGGTGCTCTACACTGTGCATCGCTCAGACTGAGGCTCGGTGTGGCACACAGTGTCAACCAGCACCCAAAGGCGTGAGCACGCAGGGTGTGTGTCTTGTtctaggttagcctgggctacacagccaaGACACTGCTCCCAAATCCTAACCAGAGAAATCTCCCACAGACCAGTCTTGAAGGTGGCCCAGGCCTACCAAGCACTGCACCCGTCACCCACCAGGCCCTTACTTGGGctgcagccctgggaggcaggggACACGTGTCTAGGGCAGAGCCTGACCCCAGTCCTGATGTTGCAGATATCACTGGCCAGCAGGACCCCAAAGGACCAGGGCATGTGCCACGTGCTGGAGCAGGTCTGCAGCGTGCTCAAGCAGGGGAGCTGAGGCTGTGCAGGCCCTGCTGTCCTGGGACAGGCTGGGTAATAAAGTCTGAGTACCCACACCACGGGCCTGTGGCTGCGGTGGGGTGGTGGGGCTGTGTGGGGTCCTTGCAAGGAGACAGGGTCACCCTCAACCAAACAGGACAATGGCTATAGAAAGAGACATTTAATACTTCTTAAAAAATCAGGAGTAGAGTTCGCTTCAGGCCAGGCTGGAGCGGGACAGTGTTGCCCACCTGGGAATGTGGGGTGTGGCCCCACATGCCAGGGAGGAGCCATAAGTTGAGGGGCCGCTGTAGAGAGGAATGTGACTGAGCCCAGGCTGGAGGCCTCGCTTACTGGCACCCGCAGCGGCCTGTGGCAGCCGCCAGGTGCAGGGTCCCGTGGACAGACAACGGCGCCGGCTCGAAGGCGCCGGTGACGGGAATGTCCTCTCTCCGGGGCCTTTGTGCTTGGCCTTCGGCAGGGCTGAGGCCGGTTCTGTGGTCCCGCgggcggtgtgtgtgtgctgtgtgcacgtgtgctgtggtgtgcacttCCACATGGGCAGCTGGTGCTAAGTATCTCCGTGTGCCGAGCCGGGGTACTGGCCAGCCTCAGCTTGCAGGATGGGGACCCCAAGGACCCGCCTGCCTCTGGGGAGCCTGGAGAAGGGGCCGGGGCCCATCGCCAGCAACGGGCTGGGAGGGTTTGAAGCAGGTGGGAGCTGCCACCACCAGGAAGGCGAGAGAACCTCAGGGTGGGCCTTCCCAAGTCTTAGGACGGGGGCCCAGGGctgggagagtggggaggagggtccTCCCTGGAGGAACGTTAGTGTTTCTAGAGCACCTTGGCGTTAGGCCGCTGCCACACAGTGCAGGCAGGCAGCCAGTGTGCAGGCGCGGTCACTGAGGCAGGGGCACCAGCACCTGCACGTAGCTGAGCGGGAAGAAGCCCGATTGGCCGTGCAGCATCCCCTCGTACCAGTTCTCGTCGATCTGGTTGGTGAGCGTGATGAGGTCACCCTCTCGGAAGCCCAGCTCGCCGTCATTCTCGGGCTCAAAGTCATATAGCGCCTTGCAGCTTGGCTGGTCCAGGGGTGCTGGGATTGGGGTAGGGATGTGAGGGCACAGCAGACAGGCCAATGGCCAAGGTGGGTGGAGGTCAGCCCTACTTTGACACTCTGGGCCAGGAGGTGACCCCAAGTGAGCAGCATCTGGGGAGGGATgcagtccctctccctctctcccccaaagGACAGCAGCCACAGCGATGATGACGTTCCCCTAGATACTCACGCATACTCCTGCTAGGTGTCCTGGCAGGCTTGTCTGCTGATCGGAATGAGGAGGAAGCTGTTTATGGAGGAGAGCAGGTGTGAGTGGGTGGACTGGCCCAGCTCCCGCCCGGACACCTTCCATGGGGCTTTGCTACCTGTGATCTTGGGTGCTGGGGCGCAGGGGAATCCCCCATTGGGCTGCTCCGGCTCTCCAAGATCGAAGGGCTCCCGTGGCCGGGGCTTGAACTCCCGCTTGGGCCGTGAGGAGGCTTCCCGCACCCTGCAGGAATGGAAGGGCCCGAGTTCCCACATCTCTCCCCTCTCACCctgttgtttctgctgctgtccCAGGGCAAGGCTATCCCTAACCTAAGTCCCTCCATCTCAAGTATCCACAGAGGCTGCCCCTGGACACCCAGGGAGCTGCCACCTGACTTAAGCAGGCAAAGGATGTGGACTCGAGCAGCTGGCCCAGCTAACTCCTTGTGTTCTCATCTTCTGGCTCAGGCCACCGCTGCCATCTCCCATAGGGCTCTGCTCCTTCCGGGGACTTCACTGCTTTCTACTAACACACACAGCTCCAAGGACCCTTCACGGACACAACCCAGCATCAGGGCACTGCGGGAACCTGTGCTTGGCCTGGCAGGTCGGGTGCACTGTCCACGCttgccagcagagggcacacagcagccacaggaactgcgggaggtgggagggagccgCACTCACCTCCGCTTCAGCTTGTCTGCCAGCTCCTCCAGGATCTGTACCGCCTGCCGGTGGTAGTCCAGCTGGGCATCCACCAGGGCCGAAAGCTGGCTCACCTGCTCAATCTGCGGACAGGAAAAGGGCCAAATGACGTGACCACGCATCCGCCCTGGAGGCTCAGCACCCTAACCTGGAAGGGCAGCCCTCATCCTAGTGGAATGGTGTCCTGGGTCCTCGGCCCTCCTGACACGCACATCAGTCTCCAGGAGGTTGTGCATGCTGGTCTCCGCCACCTCCTTGGACTCCTCAAACTTCTCCAGGGCCTGGCGCAGCTCCTCATCGGGGATCTTGCCCTGTCGCTTCTTCTTGTAGTCAAAGTCCAGGCGGCGGCCCTCCAGCTTCTTCAGGTGGTGCTGTGGGTGCAGACACGTGACGGAGCAGCACAGCGCATGGGGCACCgacccagggacccagggacccggggacccagggacccagggacccagggacGGGGCGGCACCTGGATCTCCTTCAGGTCCTTGTCACACAGATTCTGCAGCGGGTCAATGAAATTCTGTTTGACTTCGATGTCCAGCGAGTCCTTCACCTCGGCCAGGCGCTTCATGGATTCACCTGCATCCAGCAGGGCATCACCTGCAGGGAGGGGAGGCCGTCACAGGCAGGGTTCCCCACTCCTGAGTGGCACATGTGCCAGGGCAGCCCAGAATACTGGACATGGCTGCCCTGCCCACCCGACCCCTCAGCTGCCCCTCACCGAAATTGgactctcctcccagttccttgcCGTGGCGGACCATGCACTCGCCCAGCAGCCCCTCTGACTGCGGGTAGCCAGGATTCTTCACTTGGCCCCGGATCTTGGATACGGTGTTTAGCATTGTCAGCTTGGCCCGTGAGGCTGCAAAGGAACAGATGGCCCAGGTGGGACCCACAGGCTCCTCTCCACATCATCCGTCCTGAGACACACCCTGGACCAGGACCACATATCCTGCGCAGGCCaggtgatg from Peromyscus leucopus breed LL Stock chromosome 22, UCI_PerLeu_2.1, whole genome shotgun sequence includes:
- the Sh3gl1 gene encoding endophilin-A2, with the protein product MSVAGLKKQFYKASQLVSEKVGGAEGTKLDDDFKEMEKKVDVTSKAVAEVLVRTIEYLQPNPASRAKLTMLNTVSKIRGQVKNPGYPQSEGLLGECMVRHGKELGGESNFGDALLDAGESMKRLAEVKDSLDIEVKQNFIDPLQNLCDKDLKEIQHHLKKLEGRRLDFDYKKKRQGKIPDEELRQALEKFEESKEVAETSMHNLLETDIEQVSQLSALVDAQLDYHRQAVQILEELADKLKRRVREASSRPKREFKPRPREPFDLGEPEQPNGGFPCAPAPKITASSSFRSADKPARTPSRSMPPLDQPSCKALYDFEPENDGELGFREGDLITLTNQIDENWYEGMLHGQSGFFPLSYVQVLVPLPQ